A window from Labrus mixtus chromosome 14, fLabMix1.1, whole genome shotgun sequence encodes these proteins:
- the LOC132988245 gene encoding dicarboxylate carrier SLC25A8-like: MVGVKPKDMVPSGAVKFFGAGTAGCIADLITFPLDTAKVRLQIQGECHAVEGSNAVKYRGVFGTITTMVRTEGPRSLYNGLVAGLQRQMSFASVRIGLYDSMKQFYTRGSESAGIVTRLMAGCTTGAMAVAFAQPTDVVKVRFQAQVRLADGERRYNSTLEAYKTIARDEGVRGLWKGCMPNITRNAIVNCTELVTYDMIKELILKYDLMTDNLPCHFTAAFSAGFCTTVIASPVDVVKTRFMNSGAGQYSSAINCALAMLGKEGPSAFYKGFMPSFLRLGSWNIVMFVTYEQIKRGMTRAQMYWESPF; the protein is encoded by the exons ATGGTTGGCGTGAAGCCCAAAGACATGGTGCCCTCTGGAGCAGTCAAATTCTTCGGAGCAGGAACTGCAGGCTGCATAGCTGACCTGATCACCTTTCCACTGGACACTGCCAAAGTCAGACTACAG ATCCAGGGGGAGTGTCACGCAGTAGAAGGGTCCAATGCTGTGAAGTATCGAGGAGTGTTTGGCACCATTACCACCATGGTGCGTACAGAGGGGCCCAGGAGTCTCTACAATGGACTGGTGGCCGGACTCCAGAGACAGATGAGCTTCGCCTCTGTCAGAATAGGCCTTTACGACTCCATGAAGCAGTTCTACACACGAGGCTCTGAGA GTGCTGGGATTGTTACTCGTCTCATGGCAGGCTGCACCACAGGAGCAATGGCAGTGGCTTTTGCACAACCGACAGACGTTGTTAAGGTGCGTTTCCAAGCTCAGGTACGACTGGCAGATGGTGAAAGGAGATACAACAGCACCTTGGAGGCCTACAAGACCATTGCTCGGGATGAGGGAGTACGTGGGCTTTGGAAAG GTTGTATGCCAAACATCACCCGTAATGCCATTGTAAACTGTACAGAGCTGGTGACCTATGACATGATCAAGGAACTCATCCTCAAGTATGACCTAATGACAG ACAACCTGCCATGTCACTTCACTGCTGCCTTCAGCGCTGGCTTCTGCACAACAGTCATTGCTTCTCCTGTGGATGTGGTTAAAACGCGGTTCATGAATTCAGGGGCTGGTCAGTACAGCAGTGCTATCAACTGTGCTCTCGCCATGCTGGGAAAAGAAGGACCTTCTGCCTTCTATAAAGG GTTCATGCCGTCTTTCCTACGACTAGGCTCCTGGAACATTGTGATGTTTGTGACCTATGAACAAATTAAAAGAGGGATGACCAGAGCACAAATGTACTGGGAGTCACCATTTTGA
- the ppme1 gene encoding protein phosphatase methylesterase 1: MEKQLHLNLLASRPPLAGGLQSSSKIKMGPGRKRDFSPLPWSHYFETMEDVEVENETGKDLFRIYCSGAHGPVLLLLHGGGHSALSWAVFTAVICSRINCRVVAMDLRAHGDSKVKNPDDLSADTMAKDIGKVVEMLYGENPPPIMIIGHSMGGAIAVHTAAANHIPSLLGLCVIDVVEGTAMDALNSMQNFLRSRPKTFKSLENAIEWSVKSGQIRNTESARVSMGGQVKKCEESTSCPGVSNSIGEGIIEEEEEEEVEEESNKKRMKEDDQEVKKESIFTWRVELSKTEKYWDGWFRGLSALFLTCPAPKLLLLAGVDRLDKDLTIGQMQGKFQMQVLPQCGHAVHEDAPEKVADALATFMVRHKFTEFKEGYLC, from the exons ATGGAGAAGCAGCTTCATTTAAACCTGTTAGCTTCCAGACCTCCTCTGGCTGGAGGCTTGCAGTCCagctccaaaataaaaatggg ACCTGGACGTAAAAGAGATTTCTCCCCCCTACCCTGGAGTCACTACTTTGAAACCATGGAGGACGTTGAGGTGGAAAATGAAACTGGCAAAGAT CTTTTCAGAATTTACTGCAGTGGCGCTCATGGTCCTGTGCTGCTCCTGCTCCATGGAGGAGGCCACTCTGCACTCTCCTGGGCAGTGTTCACT GCCGTCATTTGCAGCAGGATCAACTGCAGGGTGGTGGCTATGGACCTCCGTGCTCATG GCGACAGCAAAGTGAAAAATCCTGACGATCTCTCTGCAGACACGATGGCCAA GGATATCGGCAAAGTGGTGGAGATGCTCTATGGCGAGAACCCGCCTCCGATCATGATTATTGGACACAGCATGGGTGGAGCCATTGCAGttcacacagctgctgctaaTCATATACCGTCCCTGCTGGGCCTCTGTGTCATTGACGTTGTAGAAG GTACAGCGATGGATGCTTTGAACAGTATGCAGAATTTCCTCAGAAGTCGGCCAAAGACTTTCAAATCTCTGGAGAACGCCATCGAGTGGAG TGTGAAGAGCGGACAGATCCGAAACACAGAGTCAGCACGGGTGTCCATGGGAGGCCAGGTGAAAAA ATGCGAGGAATCCACCAGCTGTCCAGGTGTGTCTAATAGCATAGGTGAAGGTATtatagaggaggaagaggaagaagaagtagaagaagaatcaAACAAGAAAAGGATGAAAGAGGATGACCAAGAG gTAAAAAAGGAAAGCATTTTCACCTGGAGAGTGGAGCTTTCAAAGACGGAAAAATACTGGGACGGCTGGTTCAGAGGCCTGTCTGCGCTCTTTCTCACCTGCCCTGCACCAAAACTGCTTCTGCTTGCAG GAGTGGACAGACTTGACAAAGACCTTACTATTGGACAAATGCAAG GGAAGTTTCAAATGCAAGTCCTCCCTCAGTGTGGTCACGCTGTCCATGAAGACGCACCTGAAAAA